The Verrucomicrobiota bacterium genomic interval CCCTGGCGCGCGCGCGCGGCTTCCACATGCGCGCGGTGGTGCCGAACAAAGTGTCGCTGGAAAAGAAAGTCCTGCTCAAGATCGCCGGGGCGCAACTGGACGTCGTTTCGGACGAGCTGTGTCCCGCGCCCGGCCTGGGCGACGGCTCGATCAACATCGCCAAGACCCACGCCAAAGCTTCCCGCGACAAATACGCGATGCCGAACCAGTACGAGAACGAAAAGAACGTCGAGGCGCACTTTCACACCACGGGCCCGGAAATCTGGAGGCAGACCGAGGGCAAGATCACGCATTTGTTTGTTTCACTGGGAACCTGCGGCACCGTGAGCGGCACAAGCCGGTTCTTGCGCAGCAAGAAGCCGGACATCAAAGTCATCGCCGTGCAGCCCACGGAAGGCCATGACGTTCCCGGCCTCCGCAACGTCACGCAGTTGGGCGTGTCCAAGCTGTTCGATTCCTCGCTCGTGGACGACATTCTTGAGGTGGAATTCCGGCTGGCTTACTCGCGGGCCATGGAGTTGTGCCAGACCGAAGGTTTGCTCGCCGGGCCGAGTTCGGGCCTGATTTACGAGGG includes:
- a CDS encoding cysteine synthase family protein produces the protein MNHHTRVYDNVFELLPNEQNPSPLVRINRMNPVPEFALYAKLEWMNPFGSVKDRAAWALLQDLEQRGEIGNGRGIVEPTSGNTGISLAALARARGFHMRAVVPNKVSLEKKVLLKIAGAQLDVVSDELCPAPGLGDGSINIAKTHAKASRDKYAMPNQYENEKNVEAHFHTTGPEIWRQTEGKITHLFVSLGTCGTVSGTSRFLRSKKPDIKVIAVQPTEGHDVPGLRNVTQLGVSKLFDSSLVDDILEVEFRLAYSRAMELCQTEGLLAGPSSGLIYEGAREIILRDKAGYGVMIFPDNIFKYTSNMMKHIPSLASGNQA